The genomic window TTCGGCTTGAGCATGGTTACTCCGCGTCATGTGGTTCTTGCTGAGCTGTGTGCCCCTAGCAGGACTTGAACCTGCGACACATGGTTTAGGAAACCACTGCTCTATCCATACTGAGCTATAGGGGCGCAAGGGAAAACAACGGCTTACAATGCACGGAATCTGGAGTACTTTCGCCCCGCTGCAACTCTGTTGCACCTTATGGGCCGTCTCGCGACAATCCCTGGGCGTTCGTCGGTCCCTGAGGGTACTCTGTTCCGTCCGGCAGCCTTTGCGTTGCTTGGTGTCGCCGCGAGGGCTCACGCGCCAGTACTCGCTCGGGCGATGCAGCCTCGGATCGCCTCTCGCGCAAAGGTCGCGCTAATTATACAAAATTCGCAACGGAAACGCAAGGGTTTTTGGACGTAAGGAGGCGAGAACGGCAAACAGCGAGGAGGCGTGGCCCTCAAGCTTGCTGAAGACAAGCCAAAATCTCCCGCACGGCGTGGGAAATCGCTGCTGAGACTGCGGCCGTGGTGCACCCTTCAGCAAATGTCTCGGTGTCCACTACTTCGACGGTGAGCACGTGCACGACCTGGGGCATGTTGAGGCCCATCTTTCGGCCCACTTCTACTGCCGTGCGCAGCCCAAGGTGATGCGCGGAAAGGAACCGTGACGATGTACCCAACTCCTGCAGGGTTAACCAGCGGATGGTGCCCGGGGGGTATTTCCCGGTGCGTACCGCATCGACGACAATGGCACGCTCATACCCATTGAGCAGTTCAGCGAGGTAAAACCCCGCCAGCTGCGTTTCGACAACCTCAACCTCCCCCGCTGGCAGATGACGGCGTACTTCCCGGGCAATGTAAATCCCCACGCCGTCATCCGCCAGGAGGGTATTGCCCATCCCCAGGACGAGCGTCTTCATCTCCGAATGGTGCGCACCACCTGCCCGCGCTGGTCACGAATGTTCACCTCGAGGGGCGTCTCGCCGGGCAGGCTATGGGTGGCGCATGCAAAGCAGGGGTCGTAGGCCCGGAATGCCATTTCCACCATGTTCAGCAGCCCCTCGGAGACCTCGCCACCTTTGATGAGCCCCTGCGCCGCTTTCTCCACCGACATGGCAATAGCCGCCGCGTTGTTCACCGTAGCCACAATCAAGTTTGCTTTTGTGATGACCCCACGCTCGTCGGTCTGGTAATGGTGGTACAGGGTGCCGCGCGGTGCCTCTACCACTCCGATACCCTCGGTGGGGATTTGTGTCGGGATGGTGCGGATGTTCGGGTCCAAAATCTCTTCGTCCTGGGCCAGCTCCAGGAAGCGCTCCGCAGCGTAGAGGAGCTCGATGAGCCGGGCCCAGTGGTAGGCGAGCGTGTTGTGGGCTGGTTTGCCCAGGGTCGAGAACATCTTCTCGTACTCCTCCTGGGCACGCGGCGTAGCCATGCCATCGGCGGCATTGAGCCTGGCCAACGGTGCCACTCGATAGACACCGCTGTCTGGCCCATCGACAAACCCCTTCCACCCTACGGCCTTCAGATAGGGAAACTTGATGTAGCTCCACGGCTCCACATGCTCGGCGATGTGAGCCAGGTACTCGCGCGGGTGGAATTTCGCAAACTCTCGCCCCGATGGATCCACCACGCGCACCATGCCATCATAAAAGTTCACGCGGTTCTTCTCGTCCACCAGGCCCATGTAGTAGGTCGTGTGTCTGTACACATCCCCCACCACCACGTCCAGGTAGGCCTTGTTCTTGAGCACGATATCGTCGAACGCCTTCAGGGCAAACTGGGCAAAGGCCACCGCGTCCTTGCCGATCTGGATGTACTCCTGGCGGTCCTCCTTGGACACACCTTTGGAGACCCCGCCCGGCAGGTTGCAGACCGGGTGGATGACCCTGCCGCCTTGCTTGGTGATGACACTGCGCAGGCGCTTGCGGATGTCGATGACCGTCTTGCCGGCCTCCAGGCCTACTTGCTGGATCACGCCCAGGATATTCCGCTGCCCTGGGGGTGCTTTGGGCCCGACAATGAAATCCGGCCCGCCAAGGAAAAAGAAGTGCAGGGCGTGGTCTTCTGCCATAAAGGCCGAGTTGATCAGCTCGCGGATCTTCTTTGCCGCCGGCGGAGGGTCTACCTTGTAGAGGTCATCCAGCGCCTTGCCAGAGGCCATATGGTGCGTTGTGGGACAGACGCCGCAGATTTTCGGCGTGATGCGCGGCATCTCTTCGGCCAGGCGTCCTTCCGCGAACTTTTCAAAACCGCGCAGCTCTGGAATCTGCAGAAATGCCTTCTGCACGTTTCCCTTATCATCGAGAAAAATCTCGATCTTGCCGTGGCCTTCCAGCCTGGTGATGGGATCGATGGTCACTCTCTTAGGCATGTGCGGCCTCCATCTTCTTGCGCCGGAGGATCGACTTGGGCAGGCTGTACATGTAGAATAGGCCCGCCGGGTCGATTATGGAGTCCATGATTTTTTCTACCTCAGCAGGGTCGTTCGCGTCAACAATTGAGGCCAGTGCGGAGAGGAACTTGGCCCCCATGTCGATGACCCCTTTGGTGGGGCCGAAGCACCCTCGGCACGGCATGTTGGCGTTGATGCAGCGCTCACCGCACCCCCCGCGCGTGGCCGGACCAAGGCAGATGATCCCCTGGGCCAAGAAGCACTTCTGCGGGTCCACTGGAACCAAGGAGACGCGCTTGATTTCCTTGATGGAAATCTTCTCCGGCTTGGTCTCATTAAGTGCGCAGGTGTCGCACAGGGCCCTGGGCGGGGCCAAGACCTCGCCCTTTTCAGGAAGCTCCCCTTTGAGAATGGCGGTCACCGCGTTCATGATCAGATCAGGTGGGGGCGCACAGCCGGGCAAATAATAGTCCACGTCAATGACCTGGTCCAGGGTGCGCACGGTGTCATAGAACTCGGGAAGGTGCAAGTCGCCGTAGGGGGTGGACACGTGCTGCTGCGGCACCACCTGCTCGGCGTTGACCACCGAAGGCACTTCCTTGTATACCCGCTCAAAAATGCTCTGGCGATCCCAGAAATTAGCCAGGCCAGGCACTCCTCCCAAGTGGGCACACGAGCCAAATGCCACCACCAGCTGGGACTTTTGGCGGAGTAACTTGGCCATCTCCTCCTGCTCCTCGGTGCGCACCGCGCCGTTGATGAACGACACTGCTATCTCGCCGTCGCCCATGGCCTTCACGTCGGCCTTCTTGAAATCCAAGGCTACCGGCCAAAAGACAATGTCCACGGCCTCGACGACTTTGAGGATGTCCTCGGCCAGGTCCACCACTGCCTCTTCGCACCCACCACACGAAGCATTCCAGTAGAAAGCAACCTTCGGTTTGGCCATGACCTCTACCCTCGCTGAGCTAGAAAACCTCTCTCCGGTCTGGTACGGTTTCAGCGGAGCGTGCCGCGGTAAACGGTGGTCAGCTGCCGCTTGCGCACCTCGGGGTTCGAGTAGTCGGGCAGCAGCATGGGAGCCACCCTGTCGGTAACAATGCCCGCCTCCTCCAGCTCGTGGTGGAAGGCGACCACGTGGTCAAGGGTGAGCGCGCTATTGTCGTTGACGTTCTTCGCATACTCCGCGGCTGTCACCCCAGCAATGCGCCCGAATACTGTCACGTCCAGCAGCGAGTTGCCCATGAGCCGGTTTTCGCCGTGCACGCCGCCGGTCACTTCTCCTGCCGCGTACAGCCCTGGCACGCACGTTTCGCACTTGCTGTTGATCTCCAGCCCCCCATTCTGGTAGTGGAGGGTCGGATAGATGAGCATCGGCTCCTTGGAGATGTCGATCCCATAGCGCCGGAAAAGAATGGCCTTGCCAGGGAACTCCCGTTTGACCGTGCCCTCACCCATGAGCAGGTCGATCATCGGCGAATCCAGCCACACGCCCACCTTGCCTGTAGGCGTGCGGATGCCCTTGTTCACCTCCGGGGAGCATTCGCGGATGACACAGGCCGACTCCACGTCGCGGGGCTCCCGCTCGTAGACAAATTGCTCACCGTCGATGTTGACCAGGTTGGCGCCAGCGCCGCGGAACTTTTCGGTGATCAACAGCCCCTCAGCCTGCTCTGGGAAGACAGCACCGGTGGGGTGATACTGGACGGTGTGCAGAAAGCAGACGGGGACGCCGGCACGATAGCCGAGCACTACGCCGTCGAAGGTGGCGCCGTAATGGTTAGTGGTCATGAACTTTTGCACATGAAGGCGTCCGCTTCCGCCGGTCGCAAGGATGACCGCCTTGGCCTTGACGAGGTGATACTCCTCGGTCTCGAGGTTGTAGAGGATAGCCCCTGCGCAGTGGCCATGCTCATTGAGCACCAGCTCCACAGCCGGGCTAAACTCGAGGACCTTGATCTCCGGATGGTTGCGCACCTCGTCGCGAAGGGTGCGCATGATCTCGGCACCAGTGATGTCCCCGGCGTAATGCATACGTTTGCGACAGGTGCCGCCACCGTGCATCGATTGCAGGCGGCCGTCCGGGAACTTGGTGAACATCATGCCCAAGCTCTCGAGCCAGGCCAGCACCTTGGGCGCCTCCATCACCAAGGTGTAGACCAGCTCCGGGTCATTGGT from candidate division KSB1 bacterium includes these protein-coding regions:
- a CDS encoding hydrogenase maturation protease, which codes for MKTLVLGMGNTLLADDGVGIYIAREVRRHLPAGEVEVVETQLAGFYLAELLNGYERAIVVDAVRTGKYPPGTIRWLTLQELGTSSRFLSAHHLGLRTAVEVGRKMGLNMPQVVHVLTVEVVDTETFAEGCTTAAVSAAISHAVREILACLQQA
- a CDS encoding Ni/Fe hydrogenase subunit alpha, which produces MPKRVTIDPITRLEGHGKIEIFLDDKGNVQKAFLQIPELRGFEKFAEGRLAEEMPRITPKICGVCPTTHHMASGKALDDLYKVDPPPAAKKIRELINSAFMAEDHALHFFFLGGPDFIVGPKAPPGQRNILGVIQQVGLEAGKTVIDIRKRLRSVITKQGGRVIHPVCNLPGGVSKGVSKEDRQEYIQIGKDAVAFAQFALKAFDDIVLKNKAYLDVVVGDVYRHTTYYMGLVDEKNRVNFYDGMVRVVDPSGREFAKFHPREYLAHIAEHVEPWSYIKFPYLKAVGWKGFVDGPDSGVYRVAPLARLNAADGMATPRAQEEYEKMFSTLGKPAHNTLAYHWARLIELLYAAERFLELAQDEEILDPNIRTIPTQIPTEGIGVVEAPRGTLYHHYQTDERGVITKANLIVATVNNAAAIAMSVEKAAQGLIKGGEVSEGLLNMVEMAFRAYDPCFACATHSLPGETPLEVNIRDQRGQVVRTIRR
- a CDS encoding oxidoreductase, which encodes MAKPKVAFYWNASCGGCEEAVVDLAEDILKVVEAVDIVFWPVALDFKKADVKAMGDGEIAVSFINGAVRTEEQEEMAKLLRQKSQLVVAFGSCAHLGGVPGLANFWDRQSIFERVYKEVPSVVNAEQVVPQQHVSTPYGDLHLPEFYDTVRTLDQVIDVDYYLPGCAPPPDLIMNAVTAILKGELPEKGEVLAPPRALCDTCALNETKPEKISIKEIKRVSLVPVDPQKCFLAQGIICLGPATRGGCGERCINANMPCRGCFGPTKGVIDMGAKFLSALASIVDANDPAEVEKIMDSIIDPAGLFYMYSLPKSILRRKKMEAAHA
- a CDS encoding FAD-binding protein, coding for MPYTPELRELIKVVEKTRPARVERKKRGEEFPAIPVEKRAEILRKYHPDYIEGTRRELKVGPSKGYAIAHEYADLLEARSRIDPATFPLQEVHYETDVLIIGAGGAGNAAALMARQHGARVIIATKLRNGDANTMMAEGGIQGASKVEKDSPYYHYLDVMGGGHFTNDPELVYTLVMEAPKVLAWLESLGMMFTKFPDGRLQSMHGGGTCRKRMHYAGDITGAEIMRTLRDEVRNHPEIKVLEFSPAVELVLNEHGHCAGAILYNLETEEYHLVKAKAVILATGGSGRLHVQKFMTTNHYGATFDGVVLGYRAGVPVCFLHTVQYHPTGAVFPEQAEGLLITEKFRGAGANLVNIDGEQFVYEREPRDVESACVIRECSPEVNKGIRTPTGKVGVWLDSPMIDLLMGEGTVKREFPGKAILFRRYGIDISKEPMLIYPTLHYQNGGLEINSKCETCVPGLYAAGEVTGGVHGENRLMGNSLLDVTVFGRIAGVTAAEYAKNVNDNSALTLDHVVAFHHELEEAGIVTDRVAPMLLPDYSNPEVRKRQLTTVYRGTLR